Genomic segment of Sphingopyxis sp. QXT-31:
GCTGGCCGGCGATCCAGTCGTCGAAGGCGATGGCAGGAAAGCTGGTTTTCGGCAGCGAGGCGGCGTCGCAGAAGAAGATCACCTTCTCTATGCTCGGCACCTGCGGCAGCAATTCTTCGACGAGTTCGGCGGTCGCGGGGTCGGCTATCAGCAAGCGGTCGCTGGCGTGTTTCGCGATATAGGCGATCTGTTCGAGAAAGAGTCGCGGGTTGAGCGTGTGGAGCACGGCGCCCATGCCCGCGGCGCCATACCAGGCCGACAGGTGGCGCGCGCTGTTCCAGCCCATCGTCGCGACGCGGTCGCCCGGCTGGACGCCTTCGGCGGCGAGCGCGTTCGAGACGCGCTTGGCATCGGCGTGGATGGCGGCATAGGTCGAGCGGGTGACGCGGCCCTTGGCATCGCGCGACACGATTTCGCGGCCGCCGTGCCAGTTTGCGGCATGATCGAGGATGCGATCGACCGTCAGCGGCACATCCTGCATCAATCCCATCATGGTCCCGCGATCCTCCGTCCCAGCTTGCCAGAAAGATAGTATACTAAGCATTTTGGCATTGCAATGCCGCTTCGCCTTGCGCCGCCCCTGCCCTTCTTCTAGCGTCGGATCGGGCAAAACAGGGAATTTCCAGCTGCATATCATGCGCACCAACCAGTTGATCATCGCGCTTTTCCAACGCTTCTGCTGGCTCGACGAGGGGCTGCAGGCGCGGCTGCACGACCGCGGCTGGCCCGACGTCAACCGCCCGCAATCGATGGTGATGACCAATATCGTCAGCGGCGTGGTGCGCCCGTCGGACATCGCGCGCAACCTCGGCGTGTCGCGGCAAGCCATCCACAGCACGATCAACCAGATGGTCGCGCTGGGCATCGTCCAGCTGGAGACCGACCCCAGCGACCGGCGGCACATGATCGTGTCGCTGACCAAAACGGGCGCGCGGATGCGCAAGGATGCGCAGCGCGCGATGGACGCGCTGACCGCGCAGATCGCCGCGGTGCTGGGGCAGGACAAGTTCGACGCCTTGCTCGCCGCGCTCGAAGCCGACTGGGGCGACAATATCGAGCGCGCGGCGCCGCCGGCGAAGAAGAAGTCGGCCTAGGCCGTCAGCGCCTTTGCCACCGCGACCAGCCGCGCGGCGGTCATGTCGACGAGCGAGGCGGGGAGCGCGTCCTTGAGCTGGCCGTCCTCGTCGAACGCCGCATGCGCGCTGGGTACGAGCACCTGGTCGGGGATCACGAGCATCTGCACGGTGCCGAGGATCTGGCGGAGGTGCGCGAGGCCGCGGATGCCGCCGAAGGGGCTGATCGACGCGCCCATGATCGCCGCCGCCTTGCCGCGAAAGGCGCTGAGCGCGACGAGCCCCTCGTCGCCGGTGGGGCGCGAGGCCCAGTCGATGGCGTTCTTGAGCAGCGCCGGGATCGAGCCATTATATTCGGGCG
This window contains:
- a CDS encoding MarR family winged helix-turn-helix transcriptional regulator, with amino-acid sequence MRTNQLIIALFQRFCWLDEGLQARLHDRGWPDVNRPQSMVMTNIVSGVVRPSDIARNLGVSRQAIHSTINQMVALGIVQLETDPSDRRHMIVSLTKTGARMRKDAQRAMDALTAQIAAVLGQDKFDALLAALEADWGDNIERAAPPAKKKSA
- a CDS encoding NADPH-dependent FMN reductase, with translation MTKIAVIVGSTRDGSFNRALGALAAARLEAHGAEVTLVDLATLDLPIYTAALEANAFPADALKLKATLVAQDGLLLVSPEYNGSIPALLKNAIDWASRPTGDEGLVALSAFRGKAAAIMGASISPFGGIRGLAHLRQILGTVQMLVIPDQVLVPSAHAAFDEDGQLKDALPASLVDMTAARLVAVAKALTA